In one window of Marispirochaeta aestuarii DNA:
- a CDS encoding N-acetylmuramoyl-L-alanine amidase codes for MGKHRNYMFILLAAVLLAAGILLLNGSCQSPAASAPEPDSTAAENTVPGVIPLEGPIVVALQPGHWKIDELPPEALRRPRSTGAVHGNVQELDINLAVVEALVPLLEAENWRVIVVPATVPPGLRADVFLSIHADWGTDPARRGWKLAPPWRPSVASSEIAEALKESFRAEESLTEDADGVTVGMRGYFGFSSHRYHHASSPYTPAVLIELGFVTNAVDRELMVTQPEFFAGIIHRGLERHFYTRGRSDVASLVPREYETMAVGSDGAHVRQRPDHSSRLVRRLEAGSYIWPVDDTGDWYLVRLRNPFQVGWVDSRSLVN; via the coding sequence ATGGGTAAACACCGTAATTATATGTTTATACTGCTTGCAGCCGTATTACTTGCGGCCGGCATTCTCCTTTTGAACGGCAGCTGCCAGAGTCCTGCAGCTTCTGCGCCCGAGCCGGACAGTACAGCTGCAGAAAATACGGTTCCCGGGGTAATTCCCCTGGAAGGGCCGATCGTGGTCGCCCTGCAGCCGGGTCACTGGAAGATCGACGAACTCCCGCCGGAAGCACTTCGCCGTCCGCGCAGTACAGGAGCTGTCCACGGAAATGTCCAGGAGCTCGACATCAACCTTGCGGTTGTGGAGGCCCTGGTCCCCCTGCTGGAGGCGGAAAACTGGCGGGTCATCGTTGTTCCCGCGACGGTTCCTCCAGGGCTGCGGGCCGACGTGTTTCTCTCAATCCACGCCGACTGGGGTACGGATCCGGCAAGAAGGGGCTGGAAGCTCGCTCCCCCCTGGCGCCCGAGCGTCGCTTCAAGCGAGATCGCCGAAGCCCTCAAGGAGTCATTCAGGGCCGAGGAGAGTCTGACAGAGGATGCAGACGGCGTTACCGTCGGAATGCGCGGTTATTTCGGATTCAGCTCCCATCGCTACCATCACGCATCAAGTCCCTACACCCCTGCGGTACTTATTGAACTCGGCTTTGTAACCAACGCCGTCGACCGGGAACTGATGGTAACACAGCCGGAGTTCTTCGCCGGAATTATCCATCGCGGTCTGGAGAGGCATTTTTACACCCGGGGACGTTCCGATGTCGCATCCCTTGTTCCCAGGGAGTATGAAACCATGGCAGTCGGTTCAGACGGGGCACACGTACGGCAGAGACCGGATCATTCGAGCCGCCTTGTCCGCAGGCTTGAGGCCGGCTCGTATATCTGGCCTGTTGACGATACCGGGGACTGGTATCTGGTCAGACTCCGCAATCCCTTTCAGGTCGGATGGGTAGATTCAAGGTCGCTGGTAAATTAA
- a CDS encoding ABC transporter substrate-binding protein translates to MRTITLFLVILLVSACARQQSSFDAGMVVSLTGNYSPLLESARNGALLAAEEINSRERREVNLVVRDDNSRGEVTLEMVQGLIEEGIDYLIMATTSGAYLEAADYINSKNVLVLSGTASSDELKGLDDNLIRLTVNISLYADHLADYAIRQQIKSATIVYDENNRSYADTMATAFTAEISEKIPAIRIQQVGFDSRVKPSYIDIARKIREQASDCVLLIASPFDTAYIYQHIDEFDQLLLLSPWGVSRELIENGGRSVEGVVTYLEKGFLGDDPEYSRFVGNYRERFNEEPTYQSMVNYDAVYLLSGAIKSSGPDRPRDVFGFILEEGRFSGVNTDYIFDEYGDCSFELYPYTVRNGSFVRIE, encoded by the coding sequence ATGAGAACAATTACGTTGTTCCTGGTAATACTGCTGGTTTCTGCATGCGCCAGGCAACAGTCATCCTTCGATGCGGGAATGGTTGTGAGCCTGACGGGGAACTATTCACCTCTGCTGGAGTCAGCCCGCAACGGGGCCCTTCTTGCAGCGGAGGAGATAAATTCGCGGGAGAGAAGGGAAGTAAACCTTGTCGTCAGGGATGATAACAGCAGGGGTGAAGTTACCCTGGAGATGGTACAGGGGTTAATTGAAGAGGGAATAGACTATCTGATTATGGCGACAACCAGCGGGGCATATCTGGAGGCGGCGGATTACATTAACAGTAAGAATGTTCTGGTACTCTCCGGGACTGCGAGCTCCGACGAACTGAAGGGTCTTGATGACAATCTTATTCGCCTGACGGTAAATATATCATTGTATGCCGATCATCTTGCGGACTACGCGATCAGGCAGCAGATAAAGAGCGCGACCATCGTCTATGATGAGAACAACCGGAGCTACGCGGATACTATGGCCACAGCGTTTACTGCTGAAATAAGTGAGAAAATTCCTGCCATTCGGATTCAGCAGGTCGGGTTCGACAGCAGGGTCAAACCCTCCTACATCGATATCGCAAGGAAAATACGGGAGCAGGCTTCCGACTGTGTTCTCCTTATCGCCAGTCCCTTCGATACAGCGTATATCTATCAGCACATCGATGAGTTCGATCAGCTGCTGTTACTGTCTCCCTGGGGTGTATCGAGAGAATTGATCGAGAACGGCGGGAGGAGTGTGGAAGGAGTTGTTACCTATCTTGAAAAAGGATTCCTGGGGGATGATCCGGAGTATTCACGGTTTGTAGGAAATTACAGGGAACGATTCAACGAGGAACCCACGTATCAGTCCATGGTAAATTACGATGCAGTTTACCTGTTATCCGGTGCAATAAAATCTTCGGGACCAGATCGGCCCCGGGATGTATTCGGGTTCATCCTCGAGGAGGGAAGGTTTTCCGGTGTAAATACTGATTACATTTTTGATGAGTATGGTGACTGCAGTTTTGAACTGTATCCGTATACGGTACGAAACGGCAGTTTCGTTCGGATAGAATAG
- a CDS encoding sensor histidine kinase, whose product MRNHINLIHTAPGTRDINCFIDDVLNIFSGFDSIYLLDPDGTVLDTWPFNSDLIGIDLSGQEYISTTVLEDQVYWSDSFLSQQTGLPTIALSLRSDQGILAAFYNLRELSNFVSVSFPDPDEFIAIIEGDGNIIGHTYPERVLLLENLGNMNSFRQARAGNSGISEDRYLDVKGLVSVHQAEHSGFYVMVFKSYSRIFGRMNLIYSLLLLLLLSVSLTFAVLVLILIHRVMRPIDDLIDKIAQVSSGSYDVAVHSRYSEFDELISSFKMMVNRIDERENDLRQSLTDKDTLLRELYHRTKNNMQIIAGLMSLYGRKYSQEAVSGFIEEIQTKIQAISLVHEKLYSTGNLSKIGLKEYIEDLIPLVVTSLSKGSGSIRYNLDIEDVNLLIDYAVPCGLILNELITNSVKYAFPDNADGEITIYAGIRDNMLDLQYSDSGTGFPESFDTGKIESLGLLLLSNIVRNQLRGEMDISSPGGVLYRIKIPLGFYSPRV is encoded by the coding sequence GTGAGAAATCACATCAACCTTATTCACACTGCTCCCGGTACACGGGATATCAATTGCTTTATCGATGATGTTCTCAATATTTTCAGCGGCTTCGACAGCATTTATCTGCTTGACCCTGACGGCACCGTACTGGATACCTGGCCGTTTAATTCTGATCTTATTGGTATCGATTTATCGGGACAGGAGTACATCTCGACAACAGTTCTGGAGGACCAGGTTTACTGGTCAGACTCCTTCCTGTCGCAACAGACAGGGCTGCCGACAATCGCTTTGTCCCTTCGCAGCGACCAGGGGATACTGGCGGCATTTTACAATCTCAGGGAGCTGAGCAATTTCGTATCCGTGAGCTTCCCGGATCCCGACGAGTTCATTGCCATAATTGAAGGAGACGGCAATATAATCGGTCACACCTATCCGGAACGTGTACTGCTGCTGGAAAACCTGGGCAATATGAACAGCTTTCGTCAGGCCAGGGCGGGGAATTCAGGGATCTCGGAAGATCGTTATCTCGATGTCAAAGGACTGGTCTCTGTTCACCAGGCCGAACACAGCGGATTCTATGTTATGGTCTTTAAATCCTATTCCAGAATATTCGGCAGGATGAACCTCATCTATTCGTTGTTACTGCTCCTGCTTCTATCGGTTTCTCTAACCTTTGCCGTTCTTGTTCTAATATTGATCCACAGAGTGATGAGACCGATAGATGATCTGATCGATAAAATCGCCCAGGTCAGCAGTGGGTCCTATGACGTGGCGGTCCATTCCCGGTATTCCGAGTTTGACGAGTTGATTTCCAGCTTTAAGATGATGGTCAACCGCATTGACGAACGGGAAAACGATTTACGTCAATCCCTGACAGACAAGGATACCCTCCTTCGCGAGCTCTATCACCGGACAAAAAACAACATGCAGATTATCGCCGGCCTGATGAGTCTGTACGGGAGAAAATACAGTCAGGAAGCTGTTTCCGGTTTTATCGAAGAAATACAGACCAAGATACAGGCAATTTCACTGGTACATGAAAAGCTGTACAGTACGGGCAATCTCTCGAAAATAGGATTGAAAGAGTACATTGAGGACCTGATTCCTCTGGTTGTTACCAGCTTAAGCAAGGGATCGGGATCAATTCGGTACAACCTGGACATTGAAGATGTGAATCTTCTGATTGACTATGCTGTTCCCTGCGGACTGATACTGAATGAACTTATAACGAATTCGGTAAAGTACGCTTTTCCGGATAATGCTGATGGCGAAATCACTATATATGCCGGAATCCGTGATAATATGCTGGACCTTCAGTACTCAGACAGCGGTACAGGTTTTCCGGAATCCTTCGATACCGGGAAGATTGAATCCCTGGGATTACTCCTTTTGAGCAATATTGTCCGGAACCAGTTGAGAGGAGAGATGGATATCAGCAGTCCAGGGGGAGTTCTGTACCGGATAAAAATACCCCTGGGATTCTATTCACCCAGGGTTTAA
- a CDS encoding response regulator — protein sequence MNDDETTILIVEDAVITSMMLRVGLEDAGFTVCAVASSGEDAIRDADTYGPNLVLMDIRLSGEMDGFTAAQKISARHSCRFVFMSGYDLDDCRQKSRDLDPVAVFTKPVKLKELISSIRSPG from the coding sequence ATGAATGACGATGAAACAACGATTCTCATTGTAGAGGATGCGGTTATAACATCAATGATGCTAAGGGTCGGTCTGGAAGATGCCGGCTTTACTGTTTGTGCGGTAGCTTCCAGTGGAGAGGATGCGATCCGGGATGCGGATACATACGGACCGAATCTGGTTCTTATGGACATACGACTGTCCGGAGAAATGGATGGTTTTACAGCGGCACAGAAGATATCCGCAAGACATTCCTGCCGGTTTGTATTCATGAGCGGGTATGATTTGGATGATTGCAGACAGAAATCCCGGGATCTGGACCCTGTTGCAGTCTTTACAAAACCGGTCAAGCTTAAAGAACTGATCAGCAGTATAAGAAGTCCTGGTTAA
- a CDS encoding response regulator, producing MPPSLTVEEKPVPGPNSSLNPQTKVILIVEDEAIIALAEKKILEKAGYTIHTACNGERAVELTESLERIDLILMDIDLGHEPDGTETAERILTRYEIPIMFLSSHTEADIVERTEGITSYGYIVKHSGDTVLLASIRMAFRLYEARRSIKEHMGMQDLILRVSKCLAATSDLQTILQIASDNLAKLSGLNSGAIYTLDNAVLTLRATTPPFTEPPPEKFLRARIQDHPHINNALQRREAVYIPDTGSEAFTEEEQAIAEGRQLKSILYVPLLSQGKSIGVFITGATSRKTSIKKTTILLCETLANIAALAAANALNQSNSTE from the coding sequence GTGCCTCCGTCTTTAACAGTTGAAGAAAAGCCTGTCCCCGGCCCCAATTCCTCTTTAAACCCGCAGACCAAAGTAATCCTCATAGTAGAAGACGAGGCAATCATCGCCCTGGCGGAAAAGAAGATCCTGGAAAAGGCCGGGTACACAATCCATACAGCCTGTAACGGCGAACGTGCCGTGGAACTCACGGAAAGCCTTGAGAGAATCGATCTTATACTGATGGATATCGATCTCGGACATGAGCCGGACGGTACGGAGACTGCGGAACGCATCCTCACCCGGTATGAAATTCCGATCATGTTTCTTTCGAGTCACACCGAGGCCGATATCGTGGAAAGAACCGAGGGTATCACCTCCTACGGTTACATTGTCAAGCACAGCGGAGATACGGTACTGCTTGCCTCCATAAGGATGGCTTTCAGATTGTATGAGGCCCGCAGGTCCATTAAAGAGCATATGGGTATGCAGGATTTGATCCTGCGGGTGAGCAAATGTCTTGCAGCAACCTCGGACCTGCAGACGATTCTTCAGATTGCCTCTGACAATCTGGCGAAACTCTCAGGACTGAACAGCGGCGCCATCTATACCCTTGATAATGCCGTCCTTACCCTGAGGGCAACCACACCACCCTTTACAGAGCCCCCGCCTGAAAAGTTCCTCAGAGCCCGGATACAGGATCACCCCCATATAAATAACGCCCTGCAGAGACGCGAGGCGGTCTATATCCCGGATACCGGATCAGAAGCATTTACGGAGGAAGAGCAGGCCATTGCCGAGGGCAGGCAGTTGAAATCTATTCTCTATGTTCCCCTGCTTTCCCAGGGAAAGAGTATTGGCGTTTTTATAACCGGTGCAACCAGCCGGAAAACCTCAATAAAGAAAACAACCATTCTGCTTTGCGAAACTCTGGCCAATATAGCCGCCCTTGCGGCGGCGAACGCCCTCAATCAGTCGAACAGTACAGAGTAA
- a CDS encoding GGDEF domain-containing protein, producing the protein MIQVPVQLIAVFLVVLQFSKAYDRTHRELTDLSITDKLTQLKNRACLDERISEELARFRRYGETFSVILTDIDFFKEVNDNFGHQKGDEVLKSFAGLLENNIRETDTIGRWGGEEFMIIIPNCSHRQGMGLAEKLRALVEKHDFFKEQKITCSFGVTEVQPSDSPDDLLLRADQALYLAKQTGRNRVAGIKE; encoded by the coding sequence ATGATTCAGGTTCCTGTACAGCTGATTGCGGTTTTCCTTGTCGTTCTGCAGTTTTCGAAGGCCTACGACAGGACCCACAGGGAACTTACGGATCTGTCAATTACCGATAAGCTGACCCAGCTTAAAAACAGGGCCTGCCTTGATGAAAGGATCTCCGAAGAACTCGCACGCTTTCGCAGGTACGGAGAGACGTTTTCTGTAATCCTGACAGATATAGATTTCTTCAAGGAGGTTAACGACAATTTCGGTCATCAGAAGGGGGACGAGGTTCTGAAATCTTTCGCCGGGCTGCTGGAGAATAATATTCGCGAAACGGATACCATCGGCCGCTGGGGAGGCGAGGAGTTTATGATCATAATTCCAAATTGCAGCCATCGGCAGGGCATGGGGCTCGCCGAGAAACTGCGGGCCCTGGTGGAAAAACATGATTTCTTCAAAGAGCAGAAGATTACCTGCAGCTTCGGTGTTACCGAGGTCCAGCCCTCGGATTCTCCGGATGATCTCCTCCTTCGGGCGGACCAGGCCCTTTACCTTGCAAAGCAGACGGGCAGAAACCGGGTTGCGGGGATAAAGGAATAG
- a CDS encoding pyridoxal-phosphate dependent enzyme: protein MEETFNLLNNASSQFEAVLPEIEDLKKVAANPDENRDTRIEAFEDIIASEVGDTPLVRARNLEREVGLRQIFLKFEGGNPSGTQKDRIAFAQVLDALRRGYDTIVIATCGNYGAAMSFACSLAGIRCRVYIPEKYHTNRIEEMRKFDPEIIRVPGDYENAVEVSSTDARRLEFYDANPGGDNTDLQIRAYGSIAEEIYDELRDAPAVISIPVSNGTTLAGIYRGFMNLYRRGKTSRVPRIFAGSSHGKNPIIRAVVKNLPHCEDLNPGRIRESVTNEPLINWHSIDGEQALISIRNSGGVAGFASDKSMRDYSRLIRQTEGFHVLPASTAGLASMIESHKKVPLGNDRYVVVLTGRKS from the coding sequence ATGGAAGAAACCTTCAATCTCCTGAACAACGCCTCATCCCAGTTCGAGGCGGTTCTGCCGGAAATCGAGGACCTGAAAAAGGTCGCTGCCAATCCCGACGAGAATCGTGACACACGGATCGAAGCCTTCGAAGATATCATCGCCTCAGAAGTCGGAGACACCCCTCTGGTCAGGGCCCGTAACCTTGAGCGGGAGGTGGGCCTGCGCCAGATCTTTCTCAAATTCGAGGGAGGCAACCCTTCGGGGACCCAGAAGGACAGGATAGCCTTTGCCCAGGTCCTGGACGCCCTGCGCCGGGGGTATGACACAATAGTCATCGCCACATGCGGAAACTACGGCGCCGCCATGAGTTTCGCCTGTTCCCTGGCAGGGATACGCTGCAGAGTCTACATACCCGAGAAGTACCACACCAACCGGATTGAAGAGATGCGCAAATTCGATCCCGAAATTATCCGGGTCCCCGGGGATTACGAAAATGCCGTGGAGGTCTCCTCGACAGACGCCCGGCGTCTCGAATTCTACGACGCCAACCCCGGAGGAGACAATACGGACCTGCAGATCCGGGCATACGGTTCAATAGCAGAGGAGATTTACGATGAACTGCGGGACGCCCCAGCGGTGATCTCCATTCCGGTCTCCAATGGCACAACCCTGGCGGGTATTTACCGGGGATTCATGAATCTCTACCGCCGGGGAAAAACCTCCAGGGTGCCGCGAATTTTCGCAGGTTCCTCCCACGGAAAGAATCCCATTATCCGTGCGGTGGTAAAGAACCTGCCCCACTGCGAAGACCTCAATCCGGGCCGCATCAGGGAGTCGGTTACCAACGAACCCCTGATAAACTGGCACTCCATCGACGGAGAACAGGCCCTCATCTCAATCCGCAATTCCGGAGGCGTGGCTGGCTTTGCATCGGATAAGTCCATGCGGGATTATTCCAGGCTCATCCGTCAGACCGAAGGCTTTCACGTGCTGCCGGCTTCCACCGCGGGACTTGCCTCGATGATCGAGTCTCATAAAAAGGTTCCCCTGGGGAATGACCGCTATGTTGTTGTCCTTACGGGGAGAAAATCTTGA
- a CDS encoding DUF1611 domain-containing protein, with protein sequence MSTQALNAIVFCEGAFATTYGKTAHGLVRFTRRYRVCAVIDSTLSGRDAGEFLDARPSGIPIAANVAEALEAAEKAGRPASHFVVGIAVEGRQLPESLVTAASEALQAGLHIDSGLHVFLSEYQPLAQLAASRRLKIRDIRKPPAVEDLHFFSGRIEEVGAFRTAVLGTDSAIGKRTTAWLLIRDLEKRGLSAELIGTGQTAWMQGAEYSLVMDSLINDFVAGEIEHAVLSAWEQKQPAHIIIEGQGSLMNPAFPGGFEILAAARPHFIVLQHAPARREYDGFPGYPLHPLATQIQALELISGKKVIAISVNHQGMTREEVPGVCRSIENETGLPCCDPLVDGSDILVDAILEAAKSCR encoded by the coding sequence TTGAGCACACAAGCATTGAACGCCATCGTCTTCTGCGAAGGGGCCTTCGCCACTACCTATGGCAAGACCGCCCACGGCCTCGTCCGCTTTACCCGACGCTACCGCGTATGCGCGGTAATCGATTCGACCCTGTCCGGCCGGGATGCAGGGGAGTTTCTGGATGCCAGGCCTTCGGGAATCCCCATTGCAGCCAACGTTGCCGAGGCCCTTGAAGCTGCGGAAAAAGCGGGACGGCCCGCGAGCCACTTTGTTGTGGGTATTGCGGTGGAGGGCCGTCAGCTTCCGGAGAGTCTTGTAACTGCCGCCTCCGAGGCCCTTCAGGCGGGACTCCATATCGATTCCGGGCTGCACGTGTTTCTCTCCGAATATCAGCCCCTGGCACAGCTCGCCGCTTCCCGGAGACTAAAAATCCGGGATATCCGGAAGCCCCCGGCCGTGGAGGATCTCCACTTCTTCTCCGGCCGCATAGAAGAGGTTGGCGCCTTCCGAACCGCAGTCCTGGGAACCGACTCGGCCATCGGGAAACGTACCACAGCATGGCTGCTTATCCGGGACCTCGAAAAGCGGGGACTATCCGCGGAACTCATCGGTACCGGACAGACCGCCTGGATGCAGGGAGCCGAGTACTCCCTGGTTATGGACTCCCTGATCAACGACTTTGTCGCAGGCGAGATAGAGCACGCAGTACTCAGCGCCTGGGAACAAAAACAGCCGGCACATATCATCATTGAGGGACAGGGGAGCCTCATGAATCCCGCCTTCCCGGGAGGCTTCGAAATCCTGGCCGCCGCGCGGCCCCACTTCATCGTACTGCAGCATGCCCCGGCACGCAGGGAATATGACGGGTTCCCCGGATATCCGCTGCACCCCCTGGCCACCCAGATTCAGGCTCTGGAGCTTATCTCAGGAAAAAAGGTTATCGCCATCAGCGTGAACCATCAGGGTATGACGCGGGAGGAGGTACCCGGGGTGTGCCGCAGTATCGAGAATGAGACGGGACTCCCCTGCTGCGATCCCCTGGTGGACGGGTCCGATATCCTGGTTGACGCCATCCTCGAAGCGGCAAAATCGTGCAGATAA
- a CDS encoding mandelate racemase/muconate lactonizing enzyme family protein, protein MQIRRTATAGLTLPLKHPYSIAYQNISEAKVIFLRIETRDGINGFGCASPEEAITGENFDAARELLEGEIREHLKGQDPLRRGMILARLAESTARFPSVRGAVDMALLDILGKKARLPVWQLFGGFRRSIETSITLGIAPLDETLRMARELLKQGFRILKLKGGLLVEEDAEKLNRLREIAGPKAVLRFDANQGYSVAEALRLLELAAPAEIEILEQPTPRNSPTLLGHVTQLLAVPVMADESIQTLHEAFHLAREELVDMVNIKLTKVGGFTAARRIDAVAQAAGIESMVGCMDEPALGVAAGLHFALSHENVRYADLDSFLDLEDDPSSGAVRLKKGMLIPRSAPGFGSSPGVF, encoded by the coding sequence GTGCAGATAAGGCGAACCGCCACCGCAGGCCTCACTCTGCCTCTGAAGCATCCCTACAGCATCGCCTACCAGAACATAAGCGAGGCAAAGGTGATTTTTCTGCGTATCGAGACCCGGGACGGTATCAACGGTTTCGGCTGCGCCTCGCCGGAGGAGGCAATCACCGGTGAGAATTTCGACGCCGCCCGGGAGCTTCTGGAAGGAGAAATACGGGAACATCTGAAAGGCCAGGACCCCCTGCGCCGGGGAATGATCCTGGCCCGCCTTGCGGAATCTACGGCAAGGTTTCCCTCCGTGCGGGGTGCGGTGGACATGGCGCTCCTGGATATCCTGGGAAAAAAGGCGCGTCTTCCTGTCTGGCAGCTTTTCGGTGGCTTCAGGCGCAGTATCGAAACAAGCATCACCCTGGGCATCGCCCCCCTGGATGAGACCCTCCGGATGGCACGGGAGCTTCTGAAGCAGGGCTTCCGAATACTGAAACTGAAAGGGGGGCTCTTGGTGGAGGAGGATGCGGAAAAACTCAACCGCCTCCGGGAAATCGCCGGCCCGAAGGCGGTGCTGCGTTTTGACGCCAACCAGGGCTACAGCGTCGCCGAAGCCCTGAGGCTGCTGGAGCTGGCGGCACCGGCGGAGATCGAGATCCTGGAACAGCCCACCCCGAGAAACTCCCCCACCCTGCTGGGTCACGTAACCCAGCTCCTGGCTGTTCCGGTAATGGCGGATGAGAGCATTCAGACCCTCCATGAGGCCTTTCACCTGGCCAGGGAGGAACTGGTGGATATGGTGAACATCAAGCTTACCAAGGTGGGAGGGTTTACCGCGGCCCGCAGAATAGACGCCGTCGCCCAGGCTGCCGGAATAGAATCCATGGTGGGCTGCATGGACGAGCCAGCCCTGGGAGTCGCTGCAGGGCTGCACTTCGCCCTCTCCCACGAGAATGTGCGCTATGCGGACCTGGACAGTTTCCTGGACCTGGAGGACGATCCCAGCTCCGGGGCGGTACGTTTGAAAAAGGGAATGCTCATTCCCCGCAGCGCCCCGGGCTTCGGTTCCAGTCCCGGGGTATTCTAG
- the mutM gene encoding bifunctional DNA-formamidopyrimidine glycosylase/DNA-(apurinic or apyrimidinic site) lyase: MPELPEIETLRRDLISLGLPGRRITDVRIFWDRSIQSPSPGEFRSLIRGRRVCGIRRRGKYLSIDLDGNLSLVIHFRMTGGLTLSEELAASDPHDRLIFFLDTGSLVFHDTRKFGRMVLTEEPERIFDSLGPEPFDPDLTTELFFSRHASRKRALKALLLDQGFIAGLGNIYADESLFAAGLHPLIPANTLDRPASENLLRCIREVLDRGIRNRGTSLGDGESNFSSSGRYGRNASSLQVFRRTGKPCPRCSAPVERIIVAQRSTHFCPVCQPLLMKAPEHATL, encoded by the coding sequence ATGCCCGAACTTCCGGAGATAGAGACCCTTCGACGAGACCTGATCTCCCTGGGGCTCCCGGGCAGGCGGATTACAGACGTGCGGATCTTCTGGGACCGCAGCATTCAGTCTCCTTCTCCCGGGGAGTTCCGCAGCTTGATCCGGGGGCGCAGGGTTTGCGGTATTCGCCGGCGGGGGAAATATCTCTCTATAGACCTTGATGGAAATTTAAGCCTGGTCATTCATTTTCGCATGACCGGGGGACTGACTCTTTCTGAAGAGCTGGCTGCTTCGGACCCCCACGACAGGCTTATTTTTTTCCTTGATACGGGGAGTCTCGTGTTCCATGACACCCGCAAGTTCGGTCGAATGGTTCTGACGGAGGAACCGGAGAGGATCTTTGACTCCCTGGGACCGGAACCCTTCGATCCCGACCTGACTACGGAGCTGTTCTTCTCCCGCCATGCATCCCGCAAAAGGGCGCTGAAGGCTCTGCTGCTGGACCAGGGATTTATCGCCGGTCTGGGAAATATCTACGCCGACGAAAGCCTCTTTGCCGCCGGGCTGCATCCCCTGATTCCGGCGAATACTCTGGACCGGCCTGCGTCGGAGAATCTGCTCCGCTGTATCCGGGAGGTCCTCGACCGGGGCATACGGAACAGGGGTACATCACTGGGGGATGGGGAATCCAACTTTTCCAGTTCCGGCCGCTACGGGAGAAACGCCTCCTCCCTGCAGGTCTTTCGGCGAACCGGAAAGCCCTGTCCCCGCTGCTCTGCCCCGGTGGAGCGTATTATCGTTGCCCAGAGATCGACCCATTTTTGCCCCGTCTGCCAGCCTCTGCTGATGAAAGCGCCGGAACATGCTACACTGTAA
- a CDS encoding NlpC/P60 family protein, translated as MNPEYRRLLPILLLLLTGGLQVFAFNVHDQIISPAQKLKGAPYSFGDEGPRAFDCSGLVYYLYKPYIPSIPRTSRDYRNFGSPVDSEELLPGDLLLFATTNNRGIVSHVAIYIGQESVIHAVSNGPETGVIISRIDSGYWRRTFHSARRVFDESLQNTDREQTSIEFERGLYTGPLKNGEPSGTGTMRLKNGDTYQGEFRDGLFHGQGTYTWSSGKSYTGRFEKGEILETSKQGGESETYMEKKDSPWETWDGEVYGDFKEWREQEESAFEAFKARDKAGTAGNMPR; from the coding sequence ATGAACCCTGAATACAGAAGACTGTTACCGATCCTGCTGCTCCTCCTTACAGGAGGGCTTCAGGTTTTCGCCTTCAATGTACACGACCAGATAATCTCCCCGGCCCAGAAACTTAAGGGCGCGCCCTACTCCTTCGGTGACGAGGGACCCCGGGCCTTCGACTGCTCCGGCCTGGTCTATTATCTTTACAAACCCTATATCCCCTCCATTCCAAGGACATCCCGGGATTACCGCAATTTCGGCAGTCCCGTTGACAGTGAAGAGCTGCTTCCCGGGGATCTTCTCCTGTTCGCTACAACCAATAACCGGGGGATCGTCTCCCACGTTGCCATCTATATCGGTCAGGAGTCGGTTATCCATGCCGTCTCCAACGGACCGGAGACGGGGGTAATCATCTCCAGGATCGACTCAGGCTACTGGCGACGGACCTTCCATTCCGCCCGCAGGGTATTCGATGAATCCCTTCAGAACACCGACAGGGAACAGACCAGCATCGAGTTTGAACGGGGCCTCTACACCGGCCCCCTGAAAAACGGGGAACCCTCGGGGACAGGTACCATGCGCCTGAAAAACGGCGATACCTATCAGGGAGAGTTCCGGGACGGGCTCTTCCACGGCCAGGGCACCTACACCTGGAGCAGTGGAAAAAGCTACACCGGCCGGTTCGAGAAGGGCGAAATCCTGGAGACCAGTAAACAGGGAGGGGAATCCGAAACCTATATGGAAAAGAAGGACTCCCCCTGGGAGACCTGGGATGGAGAGGTCTACGGAGACTTCAAGGAGTGGCGCGAACAGGAAGAGTCGGCTTTTGAAGCCTTCAAAGCCAGGGACAAAGCAGGAACTGCAGGAAATATGCCCAGATAG